Proteins encoded in a region of the Flammeovirga yaeyamensis genome:
- a CDS encoding SDR family NAD(P)-dependent oxidoreductase, whose product MNEFSIKNKTVVITGGSSGIGLALCHLFDREGAFVIALDIQPPQDPPRSIHHFVQCDVGEAYAVKKAFDNIKRLNKPIDVLINNAGVGFLPGNIVDSDPKDWKTIFDINLLGPMYCAKYGVPLMNDGGVIINTSSQSAETKVGGMEPYSASKTALISITKSLALELADRQIRVNAVCPSNTKTPMMESAEDADYTQYMSEVFSPLGRVAETNDLVGVYQFLASDAAKFINGQAIYVDGGWTAGVSQQLMEQVFANTIKS is encoded by the coding sequence ATGAATGAATTTTCAATAAAAAATAAAACGGTGGTCATCACCGGAGGGAGTAGTGGAATTGGTCTCGCCTTATGTCATTTATTTGATAGAGAAGGGGCATTTGTGATTGCACTTGATATACAACCTCCTCAAGATCCGCCACGCTCCATACATCATTTTGTACAATGCGATGTAGGAGAGGCATATGCTGTCAAAAAAGCATTTGATAACATCAAAAGGCTGAATAAACCAATAGATGTTTTAATCAATAATGCAGGAGTGGGTTTCCTTCCAGGGAATATAGTGGACAGTGATCCTAAAGATTGGAAAACGATTTTCGATATCAATTTATTGGGGCCCATGTATTGTGCAAAATATGGAGTGCCATTAATGAATGATGGAGGGGTGATTATCAATACTTCCTCCCAATCGGCAGAGACTAAGGTAGGAGGAATGGAACCCTATAGTGCTTCCAAAACAGCATTGATTAGCATCACAAAATCGTTGGCCTTAGAGCTGGCAGACAGACAAATTCGTGTGAATGCAGTATGTCCGTCCAATACAAAAACGCCGATGATGGAATCTGCAGAGGATGCGGATTACACTCAGTATATGAGCGAAGTATTTTCACCTTTAGGTAGAGTGGCAGAGACCAATGATCTCGTTGGTGTTTATCAGTTTCTAGCCTCAGATGCCGCCAAATTCATCAACGGACAAGCGATTTACGTGGATGGCGGATGGACGGCAGGGGTAAGTCAGCAACTGATGGAGCAAGTATTTGCCAATACCATAAAATCATAA
- a CDS encoding aminotransferase — MNMDSTNIKRQQKDYWTLDKQHVIHPYTNFEKFSDEGSVIYAKGKGHHIYDEQGRAYLDGIAGLWCVNIGHGNEEIAETMAKQSQKLAYYNTFEDASSKPMAELGEKLAEISPGALNHVFYGTGGSMGNDTAVKIAHYYFNLLGKPNKKKILSRDLAYHGSTYLAHAITGISSTHMSFDLPHQLVHYLTAPYTYRNQGDRTLEEFIDFLVDEMEEAIIKIGPDNIAMFFAEPIMGAGGVIVPPGDYHKRTHALCKKYDILYVSDEVVTAFGRLGKMVSSKYLFDVEPDMCVYAKGISSGYIPLGATMISDQIHQVISKPKKDNPYFSHGFTYSGHALSCQVGLKNIEILERDNFCGHVSKWGPYFEEELGKLSEYGIVGEVRGSHYMLALEYVQNKETKESFAPEVNIGKRVYHHAKQLGLIIRPIGNLNVLSPPLTYDQKAIDNTINIMRESIERTIKDLIEEGLWQQ, encoded by the coding sequence ATGAATATGGATTCAACAAACATCAAAAGACAGCAAAAGGATTATTGGACGTTGGATAAACAACATGTCATTCATCCTTACACCAACTTCGAAAAATTCTCTGATGAAGGTTCGGTCATCTACGCTAAAGGAAAAGGGCATCATATTTATGACGAACAAGGAAGAGCTTATTTGGATGGAATTGCAGGTCTTTGGTGTGTAAATATTGGTCATGGTAACGAAGAAATAGCAGAGACCATGGCGAAACAATCTCAGAAGTTAGCGTATTACAACACTTTTGAAGATGCTAGTTCAAAACCAATGGCCGAACTTGGAGAGAAGTTAGCAGAAATTTCTCCAGGAGCATTGAACCATGTATTTTATGGTACAGGTGGATCGATGGGAAATGATACAGCGGTAAAGATTGCGCACTATTATTTTAATCTCTTAGGGAAACCCAATAAGAAGAAGATCTTATCAAGAGATTTGGCGTATCATGGAAGCACGTATTTAGCCCATGCGATTACGGGTATTTCATCTACACACATGTCATTTGATTTACCACATCAATTGGTACATTATTTAACGGCTCCATATACTTATCGTAATCAAGGGGATCGAACTTTAGAAGAGTTTATCGATTTTCTAGTGGATGAAATGGAGGAAGCGATCATCAAGATTGGCCCAGATAATATCGCTATGTTTTTTGCAGAGCCTATCATGGGTGCTGGAGGTGTAATTGTCCCTCCAGGTGATTACCATAAGAGAACACATGCCCTTTGTAAAAAGTACGATATTCTCTATGTTTCTGATGAGGTGGTCACTGCTTTCGGACGATTAGGTAAGATGGTGTCATCAAAATATCTTTTTGATGTGGAACCCGATATGTGTGTCTATGCGAAAGGTATTTCCTCAGGGTACATTCCACTGGGAGCAACCATGATTTCAGATCAAATTCATCAAGTCATCTCAAAACCAAAAAAGGATAATCCTTACTTCTCTCATGGCTTTACGTATTCAGGACATGCTTTATCTTGTCAGGTAGGTCTTAAGAATATTGAGATTCTAGAAAGAGATAATTTCTGCGGACATGTGTCAAAGTGGGGTCCTTATTTCGAAGAAGAATTAGGAAAACTGAGTGAATACGGTATAGTAGGTGAAGTAAGAGGAAGTCATTACATGTTGGCATTGGAATATGTGCAAAATAAAGAAACCAAAGAGAGTTTTGCTCCTGAAGTGAACATAGGAAAAAGAGTTTATCACCACGCCAAGCAATTGGGATTGATTATCCGTCCGATTGGTAACTTGAATGTGCTGTCGCCACCACTAACGTATGATCAGAAGGCGATTGATAATACCATCAATATCATGAGAGAAAGTATTGAAAGAACGATAAAAGATTTAATTGAAGAGGGATTATGGCAGCAATAA
- a CDS encoding SDR family NAD(P)-dependent oxidoreductase, with amino-acid sequence MAAIKHLQDKVIIVTGAASERGIGNATAHQIAKEGAVVIVTDIERNQHLMATVVDEIRYNGGKAFGVVMDVTSQDDIDRMISEVLSKYKKIDSIFNNAGTPIGVGDFLMLDENIWKTTFDVNVLGMQRLCKSLMPHFLEQGKGVIVNNASSAGLGGLPEFSAYGTSKFAVVGLTKHLAAEFGPKNIRINCVCPGMIDTSMSDIEVNAFMEENSLDKEEAIQQLTEIVPQRRYGQPEEIAKAVVFLLSDQSSYVNGVALSVDGGLPVGT; translated from the coding sequence ATGGCAGCAATAAAACACCTACAAGATAAAGTGATTATCGTTACAGGAGCAGCATCAGAAAGAGGTATTGGAAATGCGACTGCACATCAAATTGCGAAAGAAGGAGCAGTAGTAATTGTGACGGATATTGAAAGAAATCAACATCTGATGGCTACGGTGGTGGATGAAATTCGATACAATGGAGGGAAAGCTTTTGGGGTGGTTATGGATGTCACCTCTCAAGATGATATTGATCGAATGATATCAGAAGTATTATCAAAGTACAAAAAGATTGATAGCATTTTTAACAATGCGGGAACACCTATTGGCGTTGGAGATTTCTTGATGTTGGATGAAAACATTTGGAAGACCACCTTTGATGTGAATGTTTTAGGAATGCAACGACTTTGTAAATCCTTAATGCCTCATTTTTTAGAACAAGGGAAAGGTGTAATAGTCAATAATGCCTCATCGGCAGGGTTAGGAGGTTTGCCCGAGTTTTCAGCTTATGGAACATCAAAGTTTGCAGTAGTTGGTCTAACAAAGCATTTAGCTGCTGAATTTGGGCCTAAAAATATTCGGATAAACTGTGTATGTCCGGGGATGATAGATACCTCTATGTCAGACATTGAAGTGAATGCTTTTATGGAAGAAAATAGTTTGGATAAAGAAGAAGCTATTCAACAACTCACAGAAATTGTTCCTCAGAGAAGGTATGGTCAGCCAGAGGAAATAGCAAAAGCTGTAGTTTTCTTGCTTAGCGATCAATCGTCGTACGTAAATGGGGTAGCCCTCTCTGTTGATGGTGGTTTACCTGTTGGAACTTAA